The Brevibacillus choshinensis genome includes the window AAAAAATGGATGAATGCCAACAGGTATTCGTCGGAAAATGCGGAGAACTCTTACAGGCTTACAATCATATTTTGTAGTACGACTGGATGGCGAGGAGGGACAGTCATGCGTGTTGAACGCCTTGGTCAAGATAAAATACGAATCTTTTTAACGTTTGACGACCTGTCAGAGCGCGGGATAGAGAAAGAAGACATGTGGCGTGACATTCCTAAAGTACATGAACTGTTCAACGACATGATGGAACAGGCGTATCATGAATTAGGTTTTGAAGTGTCAGGGCCTGTTGCCGTTGAAGTGTTCGCCTTGCCAGCTCAGGGGATGGTCGTGATCGTAACTCGCGGCAAAAGCGGCTCAAAGGACGGGAAAGAAGAAGAGGAGTTCGACGACGAAGAAGTATATGAGCTAGAGGTTACGCTTGAAGAAAGCGACCTTATCATCTACGCCTTCCGTGATTTTGAGCATATGGTCGAAGCTGCCCATCGAATAAATGCTCTTTTGACCAATGGAGGTTCCGCTTATTTCTACCAAGGCAAGTATCACCTGGTATTGGAAGAAGTGGAGTTGGATCAGGAGCGCTATCATAAACTGATTGCGATCCTCTCTGAGTACGGGGAAGCGACGCCGACGACGATTTACGTATTAGAGGAATACGGAAAAGTTGTCGTGGAAGATGATGCAGTCAAGGAAATATGCAGGCATTTTAAGTAATGAAGTGCCTGGGACGATA containing:
- a CDS encoding genetic competence negative regulator, producing MRVERLGQDKIRIFLTFDDLSERGIEKEDMWRDIPKVHELFNDMMEQAYHELGFEVSGPVAVEVFALPAQGMVVIVTRGKSGSKDGKEEEEFDDEEVYELEVTLEESDLIIYAFRDFEHMVEAAHRINALLTNGGSAYFYQGKYHLVLEEVELDQERYHKLIAILSEYGEATPTTIYVLEEYGKVVVEDDAVKEICRHFK